Proteins encoded together in one Miscanthus floridulus cultivar M001 chromosome 16, ASM1932011v1, whole genome shotgun sequence window:
- the LOC136512650 gene encoding hydroxyproline O-arabinosyltransferase NOD3-like, producing the protein MSGRKNAGKVSPWLLVLISLGCFFVTYNLLTMHGRGRDGPRKFLGGGEDRDSTGSGSDPAKRFHVALTATDALYSQWQSRIMHYWYKEMRDRPGSDMGGFTRILHSGKPDGLMDEMPTMVVDPLPEGKDKGYIVLNRPWAFVQWVQRAKIEEEYILMAEPDHVFVKPLPNLAHGDEPAAFPFFYIKPTENEKILRKFFPEEKGPVSNIDPIGNSPVIIKKAQLEKIAPTWMNVSLKMKEDQETDKAFGWVLEMYAYAVASALHGVHHSLRTDFMIQPPWDLKTDNTFIIHYTYGCDYSMKGQLTYGKIGEWRFDKRSYLQSPPPRNLSLPPPGVPESVVTLVKMVNEATANIPGWEDER; encoded by the exons ATGAGCGGGAGGAAGAATGCGGGCAAGGTTTCCCCCTGGTTGCTCGTCCTCATCTCTTTAGGATGCTTCTTTGTGACCTACAACCTCCTGACGATGCACGGCCGGGGACGGGATGGGCCGCGCAAGTtcctcggcggcggcgaggatCGCGACTCAACGGGCTCTGGTTCGGACCCCGCGAAGCGGTTCCACGTCGCGCTTACGGCGACGGACGCACTGTACAGTCAGTGGCAGTCGCGGATAATGCACTACTGGTACAAGGAGATGAGGGACCGACCTGGTTCCGACATGGGTGGCTTCACTAGGATCCTTCACTCGGGGAAGCCTGATGGATTGATGGATGAGATGCCCACCATGGTGGTTGACCCCCTTCCTGAAGGCAAGGATAAG GGATATATTGTCTTAAATAGGCCTTGGGCGTTTGTCCAGTGGGTCCAGAGAGCAAAGATCGAAGAAga GTATATACTAATGGCAGAGCCAGATCATGTCTTTGTGAAGCCTTTGCCAAACTTAGCGCATGGTGATGAACCAGCAGCATTTCCATTTTTCTACATCAAACCAACTGAGAATGAGAAGATATTGAGGAAGTTTTTTCCAGAAGAAAAAGGGCCTGTTTCAAATATTGATCCAATTGGCAACTCTCCAGTTATAATCAAGAAG GCTCAGCTTGAGAAGATTGCTCCAACCTGGATGAATGTTTCATTGAAAATGAAAGAGGATCAGGAGACAGACAAAGCATTCGGATGGGTCTTGGAAAT GTATGCATACGCTGTTGCTAGTGCACTGCACGGTGTGCATCATAGTCTCCGTACAGACTTTATGATTCAG CCTCCTTGGGACCTGAAAACGGACAACACATTCATCATCCATTATACATATGGATGCGATTATTCAATGAAG GGTCAGCTAACTTATGGGAAAATTGGTGAATGGCGTTTTGACAAAAGATCTTACCTTCAATCACCACCACCAAGAAATCTTTCACTGCCCCCTCCAGGAGTTCCTGAAAGTGTG GTCACTCTTGTGAAGATGGTTAATGAGGCGACCGCAAACATTCCGGGGTGGGAGGATGAGAGATGA